A region of Siniperca chuatsi isolate FFG_IHB_CAS linkage group LG23, ASM2008510v1, whole genome shotgun sequence DNA encodes the following proteins:
- the LOC122870981 gene encoding zinc finger protein 37-like isoform X5, translating to MHASLTVCRHDPHLPLSSLRLLVPPLRLMSACMWQVAQERNVDQYDKLAEFITLVTEMVPELLNYKQRTQLILGLRARIILEFLKKVDPVDCNAIQEHLKLFQKSTTNCKEEEEEEEDQDGEVEISKLAFVELVQTLLSDKYEKDKFLQEVFPALYGARFDTVLQILVWEFFYRLEEFLPVPSFSKVSSVFDLSSSDFQFEQFVSDHDDLRKILQHQKQRQKLTKSEFSFMSDTILSTLASKQASVASDHTDSLRDGKGGDCSDVETDDSSTEPDPSNSQLQERGKSPPPSSPCSEEAGVADHAISLVRQSTCCSPPGVYETQVTLLEQTSEEPAADSTRVQERCSAGEFKFENLHSNAEETENLTCPACRKSFRKPITLRRHLRAEHPTLMQLHRCDKCEKTFQTKRRLEQHLQAHAEVKPYVCSYCGKGLPCPKVLKTHLRLHTGERPYACKFCDKKFDQPYSLTQHVRLHKGEKPYLCSECGRAFSNSSAFLIHSRQHTGERPYHCKDCGKKYITLQRLKVHQRIHTDERPFPCPQCGKCFRCQSGLAKHHRIHTGERPYKCVACDKRFYTSHNLKIHLRSHKLTRQAKASTE from the exons ATGCATGCATCATTGACTGTATGCCGTCATG ATCCTCATCTCCCTCTGTCATCCCTGCGCCTGCTGGTCCCTCCGCTGAGGTTGATGTCAGCCTGTATGTGGCAGGTGGCCCAGGAGCGAAATGTAGACCAGTATGACAAACTGGCTGAATTCATCACATTAGTGACAGAGATGGTCCCAGAGCTTCTGAACTACAAACAGAGGACTCAGCTCATCCTTGGACTGAGAGCGCGG ataaTTTTGGAATTTCTAAAGAAGGTGGATCCCGTTGACTGTAATGCTATCCAGGAACACCTCAAACTTTTCCAAAAGAGTACAACAAACtgcaaggaggaggaggaggaggagg AGGATCAAGATGGAGAGGTGGAGATATCAAAGTTGGCATTTGTGGAGTTGGTTCAGACATTACTCAGTGACAAATATGAAAAGGATAAATTTCTCCAG GAGGTATTCCCAGCACTGTATGGAGCCCGTTTTGATACAGTGTTGCAGATCCTGGTGTGGGAGTTCTTCTACCGACTGGAAGAGTTTCTCCCAGTACCAAGTTTCTCTAAG GTATCCTCCGTGTTTGACCTGTCCTCCTCTGACTTCCAGTTTGAGCAGTTTGTCTCTGATCATGACGATCTGAGGAAGATTCTACAGCATCAAAAGCAACGACAAAAGTTGACTAAAA GTGAATTCTCCTTCATGTCGGACACTATCCTGTCCACACTTGCATCTAAACAGGCGTCAGTGGCATCAGATCACACTGATAGTTTAAGGGATGGAAAAGGTGGtgactgcagtgatgtagaGACTGACGACAGTTCCACTGAACCTGATCCATCAAACTCGCAGTtgcaggagagaggaaagtcACCGCCCCCTTCCTCTCCATGTTCTGAAGAAGCTGGCGTGGCAG ATCATGCCATCAGCTTAGTCCGTCAAAGCACCTGTTGTTCCCCACCAGGTGTTTACGAGACACAAGTGACACTCCTGGAGCAAACCTCAGAGGAGCCTGCAGCGGACAGTACCAGAGTCCAGGAGCGTTGTAGCGCTGGAGAATTCAAGTTTGAAAACTTGCATTCCAATGCAGAGGAAACCGAAAACCTCACCTGTCCTGCGTGCCGTAAGAGTTTTAGGAAACCAATAACGCTAAGACGTCATCTAAGAGCTGAACACCCAACACTCATGCAGCTGCACCGCTGTGACAAATGCGAGAAGACTTTCCAGACAAAGCGTCGTCTAGAGCAGCACCTTCAAGCTCATGCTGAAGTGAAACCGTACGTTTGTTCCTATTGCGGCAAAGGGCTTCCATGCCCAAAAGTGCTGAAAACTCATTTGCGTCTTCACACTGGGGAACGTCCATATgcctgtaagttttgtgataaGAAGTTCGACCAGCCGTACTCGCTGACGCAGCACGTCAGATTGCACAAAGGGGAGAAGCCGTACCTGTGTAGTGAATGTGGAAGAGCCTTTTCCAACTCCAGTGCTTTTCTGATCCATTCACGGCAGCACACAGGTGAAAGACCATATCACTGCAAGgactgtggaaaaaaatacatcacacTGCAAAGGCTTAAAGTCCATCAACGAATTCACACAGACGAGCGTCCATTTCCCTGCCCCCAGTGTGGCAAGTGTTTCCGTTGCCAATCGGGGCTCGCTAAACACCATCGAATTCACACTGGAGAAAGACCTTATAAATGTGTTGCGTGTGACAAAAGATTTTACACGTCACACAACCTGAAAATACATTTGCGAAGTCACAAGTTGACAAGACAAGCTAAAGCATCTACAGAGTGA
- the LOC122870981 gene encoding zinc finger protein 37-like isoform X8, which produces MARYRDPHLPLSSLRLLVPPLRLMSACMWQVAQERNVDQYDKLAEFITLVTEMVPELLNYKQRTQLILGLRARIILEFLKKVDPVDCNAIQEHLKLFQKSTTNCKEEEEEEEDQDGEVEISKLAFVELVQTLLSDKYEKDKFLQEVFPALYGARFDTVLQILVWEFFYRLEEFLPVPSFSKVSSVFDLSSSDFQFEQFVSDHDDLRKILQHQKQRQKLTKSEFSFMSDTILSTLASKQASVASDHTDSLRDGKGGDCSDVETDDSSTEPDPSNSQLQERGKSPPPSSPCSEEAGVADHAISLVRQSTCCSPPGVYETQVTLLEQTSEEPAADSTRVQERCSAGEFKFENLHSNAEETENLTCPACRKSFRKPITLRRHLRAEHPTLMQLHRCDKCEKTFQTKRRLEQHLQAHAEVKPYVCSYCGKGLPCPKVLKTHLRLHTGERPYACKFCDKKFDQPYSLTQHVRLHKGEKPYLCSECGRAFSNSSAFLIHSRQHTGERPYHCKDCGKKYITLQRLKVHQRIHTDERPFPCPQCGKCFRCQSGLAKHHRIHTGERPYKCVACDKRFYTSHNLKIHLRSHKLTRQAKASTE; this is translated from the exons ATGGCCAGATATCGAG ATCCTCATCTCCCTCTGTCATCCCTGCGCCTGCTGGTCCCTCCGCTGAGGTTGATGTCAGCCTGTATGTGGCAGGTGGCCCAGGAGCGAAATGTAGACCAGTATGACAAACTGGCTGAATTCATCACATTAGTGACAGAGATGGTCCCAGAGCTTCTGAACTACAAACAGAGGACTCAGCTCATCCTTGGACTGAGAGCGCGG ataaTTTTGGAATTTCTAAAGAAGGTGGATCCCGTTGACTGTAATGCTATCCAGGAACACCTCAAACTTTTCCAAAAGAGTACAACAAACtgcaaggaggaggaggaggaggagg AGGATCAAGATGGAGAGGTGGAGATATCAAAGTTGGCATTTGTGGAGTTGGTTCAGACATTACTCAGTGACAAATATGAAAAGGATAAATTTCTCCAG GAGGTATTCCCAGCACTGTATGGAGCCCGTTTTGATACAGTGTTGCAGATCCTGGTGTGGGAGTTCTTCTACCGACTGGAAGAGTTTCTCCCAGTACCAAGTTTCTCTAAG GTATCCTCCGTGTTTGACCTGTCCTCCTCTGACTTCCAGTTTGAGCAGTTTGTCTCTGATCATGACGATCTGAGGAAGATTCTACAGCATCAAAAGCAACGACAAAAGTTGACTAAAA GTGAATTCTCCTTCATGTCGGACACTATCCTGTCCACACTTGCATCTAAACAGGCGTCAGTGGCATCAGATCACACTGATAGTTTAAGGGATGGAAAAGGTGGtgactgcagtgatgtagaGACTGACGACAGTTCCACTGAACCTGATCCATCAAACTCGCAGTtgcaggagagaggaaagtcACCGCCCCCTTCCTCTCCATGTTCTGAAGAAGCTGGCGTGGCAG ATCATGCCATCAGCTTAGTCCGTCAAAGCACCTGTTGTTCCCCACCAGGTGTTTACGAGACACAAGTGACACTCCTGGAGCAAACCTCAGAGGAGCCTGCAGCGGACAGTACCAGAGTCCAGGAGCGTTGTAGCGCTGGAGAATTCAAGTTTGAAAACTTGCATTCCAATGCAGAGGAAACCGAAAACCTCACCTGTCCTGCGTGCCGTAAGAGTTTTAGGAAACCAATAACGCTAAGACGTCATCTAAGAGCTGAACACCCAACACTCATGCAGCTGCACCGCTGTGACAAATGCGAGAAGACTTTCCAGACAAAGCGTCGTCTAGAGCAGCACCTTCAAGCTCATGCTGAAGTGAAACCGTACGTTTGTTCCTATTGCGGCAAAGGGCTTCCATGCCCAAAAGTGCTGAAAACTCATTTGCGTCTTCACACTGGGGAACGTCCATATgcctgtaagttttgtgataaGAAGTTCGACCAGCCGTACTCGCTGACGCAGCACGTCAGATTGCACAAAGGGGAGAAGCCGTACCTGTGTAGTGAATGTGGAAGAGCCTTTTCCAACTCCAGTGCTTTTCTGATCCATTCACGGCAGCACACAGGTGAAAGACCATATCACTGCAAGgactgtggaaaaaaatacatcacacTGCAAAGGCTTAAAGTCCATCAACGAATTCACACAGACGAGCGTCCATTTCCCTGCCCCCAGTGTGGCAAGTGTTTCCGTTGCCAATCGGGGCTCGCTAAACACCATCGAATTCACACTGGAGAAAGACCTTATAAATGTGTTGCGTGTGACAAAAGATTTTACACGTCACACAACCTGAAAATACATTTGCGAAGTCACAAGTTGACAAGACAAGCTAAAGCATCTACAGAGTGA